The Klebsiella sp. RHBSTW-00484 genome includes a window with the following:
- a CDS encoding pseudouridine-5'-phosphate glycosidase produces MSELNISSELLQVSAEVQQALKNNQPIVALESTIISHGMPFPENAQTALEVEETIRRQGAVPATIAIIHGVMKVGLSREEIELLGREGHNVTKVSRRDLPFVVAAGLNGATTVASTMIIAAMAGIKVFATGGIGGVHRGAEQTFDISADLQELANTNVTVVCAGAKSILDLGLTTEYLETFGVPLIGYQTSALPAFFCRTSPFDVSIRLNSAKEIAKAMAVKWQSSLKGGMVVANPIPEQFAMPEAKINAAIDQAVREAEEQGVVGKESTPFLLARVAELTGGDSLKSNIQLVFNNAILACEIAKEYQQIA; encoded by the coding sequence ATGTCTGAATTAAATATTTCCTCTGAATTATTACAGGTCTCTGCGGAAGTACAGCAAGCATTGAAAAATAACCAGCCAATCGTGGCGCTTGAATCAACTATTATTTCTCACGGTATGCCATTCCCTGAAAATGCGCAAACGGCGCTGGAAGTGGAAGAAACTATTCGTCGGCAGGGGGCCGTTCCGGCAACCATTGCGATTATCCATGGGGTAATGAAGGTCGGTTTAAGTCGAGAGGAAATAGAACTGCTTGGCCGTGAAGGGCATAACGTCACTAAAGTTAGCCGTCGGGACTTACCGTTTGTGGTTGCTGCGGGATTAAATGGCGCGACCACCGTAGCGTCCACCATGATCATCGCGGCGATGGCCGGAATTAAAGTCTTTGCCACCGGTGGTATTGGCGGTGTGCATCGTGGAGCGGAGCAAACATTTGATATTTCCGCCGATCTTCAGGAACTGGCGAATACTAATGTCACCGTGGTTTGTGCCGGTGCGAAATCTATTCTCGACCTGGGCCTGACGACCGAATATTTAGAAACTTTCGGTGTTCCGCTTATTGGTTATCAAACCTCGGCGCTCCCGGCATTCTTCTGCCGTACCAGCCCGTTTGACGTCAGCATTCGGCTTAACAGCGCCAAAGAAATCGCCAAAGCGATGGCGGTGAAATGGCAGTCGAGCCTGAAGGGCGGCATGGTGGTAGCGAATCCTATCCCGGAACAGTTTGCGATGCCGGAAGCGAAAATCAACGCCGCCATTGATCAGGCGGTGAGAGAAGCTGAAGAACAGGGCGTGGTGGGCAAAGAGAGTACGCCGTTCCTGTTGGCCCGCGTCGCGGAACTGACCGGTGGAGACAGCCTGAAATCCAATATTCAGCTGGTCTTTAACAACGCCATCCTGGCCTGCGAGATTGCCAAAGAGTATCAGCAGATCGCGTAA
- the nfo gene encoding deoxyribonuclease IV, translating into MKYIGAHVSASGGVANAAIRAAEIGATAFALFTKNQRQWRAAPLSDETIAEFKAACEKYHFGPGQILPHDSYLINLGHPVEDALEKSRDAFIDELSRCQQLGLTLLNFHPGSHLQQIPEDQCLARIAESINIALAKTEGVTAVIENTAGQGSNLGFKFEHLAAIIDGVEDKSRVGVCIDTCHAFAAGYDLRSAEECKKTFADFERIVGFQYLRGMHLNDAKSTFGSRVDRHHSLGEGNIGHDAFRWIMQDPRFDGIPLILETVNPDIWAEEIAWLRAQQTEEAVV; encoded by the coding sequence ATGAAATATATTGGAGCGCACGTCAGCGCCTCCGGCGGAGTGGCCAATGCCGCCATTCGCGCAGCCGAAATCGGCGCGACCGCCTTCGCCCTCTTTACCAAAAACCAGCGCCAGTGGCGCGCCGCTCCGCTGAGCGACGAGACCATTGCTGAATTTAAAGCCGCCTGCGAAAAGTATCATTTCGGCCCCGGACAAATTCTGCCCCACGACAGCTATCTGATAAACCTCGGCCACCCGGTTGAGGACGCGCTGGAAAAATCCCGCGATGCCTTTATTGATGAACTCTCCCGCTGTCAGCAGTTGGGCTTGACGTTGCTCAATTTCCATCCGGGTAGTCATTTACAGCAGATCCCCGAAGACCAGTGCCTGGCGCGCATCGCTGAATCCATCAATATCGCGTTGGCAAAAACCGAAGGCGTGACGGCCGTGATTGAAAATACCGCCGGTCAGGGCAGCAATCTGGGCTTTAAGTTTGAGCATCTGGCCGCCATCATCGACGGCGTGGAAGATAAATCCCGCGTGGGCGTGTGCATTGATACCTGCCACGCTTTTGCCGCTGGTTACGACCTGCGTAGCGCCGAAGAGTGTAAGAAAACCTTCGCTGATTTCGAACGCATTGTCGGTTTTCAGTATCTGCGCGGTATGCACCTGAACGATGCGAAAAGCACCTTCGGCAGCCGCGTTGACCGTCACCACAGCCTGGGCGAAGGTAATATCGGCCACGATGCTTTCCGCTGGATAATGCAGGACCCCCGTTTTGATGGCATCCCGCTAATTCTGGAAACCGTTAACCCGGATATCTGGGCAGAAGAAATCGCCTGGCTGCGGGCCCAGCAAACAGAAGAGGCCGTGGTCTGA
- a CDS encoding sugar kinase — MNDREKQILKMLRRNPLIQQHEIADILQISRSRVAAHIMDLTRKGAIKGKGYILTEQEYCVSLGAVNMDIRGIADIHYPQPVSNPGNIQCSAGGVARNIAHNLALLGRDVHLISAVGSDFYGETLLEQTRQAGVNVQSCIRLHGHNTATYLSIANPQEETVLAINDTHILQSLTPQLLNQYRDLLTHSGVVLVDCNLTEQALEWVFTLANAIPVFVDTVSEFKAHRIRPWLAKIHTLKPTLRELQILWGQTIASDADRDRALSWLHEQGTQRVVLCAEDDSIFCSEIGGERFQMGLPSHTMVDSFGADDGLMAGLLYSYLDGSDFKESAAFAMACTALTRASDSINNPSLSVDNALNLLSGV, encoded by the coding sequence ATGAACGATAGGGAAAAGCAGATCCTTAAAATGTTGCGGCGTAACCCGCTCATTCAGCAGCACGAGATTGCCGACATTCTGCAGATTAGTCGTTCCCGCGTAGCTGCACACATCATGGATCTCACCCGCAAAGGGGCTATTAAGGGAAAAGGCTACATCCTGACCGAGCAGGAGTATTGCGTCTCTCTGGGTGCGGTCAATATGGATATTCGCGGGATTGCCGATATTCATTATCCGCAGCCGGTTTCAAACCCGGGTAATATCCAGTGTTCCGCTGGCGGCGTAGCGCGCAATATCGCACATAATCTGGCGCTGCTGGGCCGCGATGTGCATTTAATTTCCGCCGTTGGCAGCGATTTTTACGGTGAAACGTTGCTGGAACAAACCCGCCAGGCCGGGGTTAACGTGCAGAGTTGCATCCGCCTTCACGGTCATAATACCGCCACCTATTTATCCATCGCCAATCCGCAGGAAGAGACGGTTCTGGCGATAAACGATACCCATATTTTACAGTCGCTTACCCCACAGTTACTCAATCAGTACCGGGATCTGCTGACCCATTCAGGCGTGGTTCTGGTGGACTGTAATTTAACGGAACAGGCGCTGGAGTGGGTATTTACTCTGGCCAACGCTATCCCGGTATTTGTTGATACGGTGTCGGAGTTTAAAGCGCACCGTATTCGCCCGTGGTTGGCGAAGATCCACACTCTGAAGCCAACGTTACGCGAATTACAGATCCTCTGGGGACAGACGATCGCCAGCGATGCGGATCGCGATCGTGCGCTGTCATGGCTGCACGAACAGGGTACCCAGCGCGTGGTGCTCTGCGCGGAAGACGACTCTATTTTCTGTAGTGAGATCGGAGGTGAACGCTTCCAGATGGGTCTACCGAGCCATACGATGGTCGACAGTTTTGGGGCCGATGATGGGTTAATGGCCGGGCTGCTGTACAGCTATCTTGATGGTAGCGATTTTAAAGAGAGCGCCGCTTTTGCCATGGCTTGCACCGCCCTCACCCGCGCCAGCGACAGTATCAACAACCCTTCTTTATCCGTTGATAACGCACTCAATTTACTTTCAGGCGTATAA
- a CDS encoding NupC/NupG family nucleoside CNT transporter, translated as MDIMRSLLGMVVLLAIAFVLSVNKKRISIRTVGAALLLQIVIGGVMLYFPPGKWLVEQAALGVHKVMSYSDAGSAFIFGSLVGPKMDVLFDGAGFVFAFRVLPAIIFVTALISLLYYLGVMGLLIRILGGIFQKALNISKIESFVAVTTIFLGQNEIPAIVKPFIDKLNRNELFTAICSGMASIAGSMMIGYAGMGVPIDYLLAASLMAIPGGILFARMLSPATEASQVTFDNLSFTETPPKSIIEAAASGAMTGLKIAAGVATVVMAFVAIIALLNGIIGGIGGWFGFGHATLEGIFGYILAPLAWIMGVDWSDATLAGSLIGQKLAINEFVAYLNFSPYLQTGGTLDVKTIAIISFALCGFANFGSIGVVVGAFSAISPQRAPEIAQLGMRALAAATLSNLMSATIAGFFIGLA; from the coding sequence ATGGACATCATGCGAAGTCTTTTGGGGATGGTGGTGTTACTGGCCATTGCCTTTGTGCTGTCAGTGAATAAAAAACGCATCAGTATCAGAACCGTAGGCGCAGCGCTGTTGCTGCAAATTGTGATTGGCGGGGTAATGCTCTATTTTCCTCCGGGCAAATGGCTGGTCGAACAGGCGGCGCTTGGGGTGCATAAAGTTATGTCCTATAGCGATGCCGGGAGCGCGTTTATTTTTGGCTCGCTGGTTGGCCCGAAGATGGATGTGCTGTTTGACGGTGCAGGGTTTGTGTTTGCCTTTCGTGTTCTGCCCGCCATTATTTTCGTTACCGCGCTGATAAGCCTCCTTTACTATCTCGGCGTGATGGGACTGCTGATCCGCATTTTGGGGGGTATCTTCCAGAAAGCGCTGAATATCAGCAAAATTGAATCGTTTGTTGCTGTGACCACCATTTTCCTCGGGCAAAACGAAATTCCGGCGATCGTCAAACCGTTTATCGACAAGTTAAACCGCAACGAGCTGTTCACCGCAATTTGTAGCGGGATGGCCTCAATCGCCGGGTCGATGATGATTGGTTATGCCGGTATGGGCGTACCGATCGACTACCTGTTGGCTGCGTCGCTGATGGCGATTCCCGGCGGGATCTTGTTTGCTCGTATGCTCAGTCCGGCAACCGAAGCGTCGCAGGTGACTTTTGATAACCTCTCTTTCACCGAAACGCCGCCGAAAAGCATTATCGAAGCGGCGGCATCCGGGGCGATGACCGGGCTGAAAATTGCCGCTGGGGTAGCAACGGTAGTCATGGCGTTTGTGGCGATTATCGCCTTGTTGAACGGCATTATCGGTGGGATTGGCGGTTGGTTTGGTTTTGGTCACGCCACTCTGGAGGGGATCTTCGGTTATATCCTTGCGCCTCTGGCGTGGATTATGGGCGTTGACTGGAGCGATGCGACCCTGGCAGGCAGTCTGATTGGGCAGAAACTGGCGATCAACGAATTTGTTGCCTATCTCAACTTCTCACCCTACCTGCAAACCGGCGGCACGCTGGATGTGAAAACCATCGCCATTATCTCGTTTGCGCTGTGCGGTTTTGCGAACTTTGGTTCAATTGGCGTGGTTGTCGGGGCGTTCTCCGCCATTTCCCCGCAGCGCGCGCCAGAAATTGCTCAGCTCGGAATGCGCGCCCTGGCGGCGGCAACGCTCTCTAACCTGATGAGCGCGACCATCGCCGGGTTCTTTATTGGACTCGCGTAG